One Paraburkholderia agricolaris genomic region harbors:
- a CDS encoding TonB-dependent siderophore receptor, producing MGEGRNRVATPGRLAGRRVLTAGALVAGLAFAMAAHASSDVPQLIDSPAQPLDQALKQLASQTGLKLSYSSELVAGKSAPAVHGRLAAPQALQQILGASGLQAVKTGDAYLVAQQNVPANSMTDTGSGTLPAITVNDNAAGTAAANAVNPPTTIGSKIPLTQREIPQTVTVIPQEQIQQQNMTTLTDAMRATPGVSVVYADSERTNYYARGFPIDTWLLDGVASNQNLASIAPNLAMFDRVEVLRGPDGLMNGFGSPGGSLNLVRKQAPGTFSMNAELYGGTYNEVGGMVDVGGPINAAGTLRGRLVAEADRQDLTQDSTWRRSKNIYGTLEADLTSQTKLQIGASYSETDQKAMWTGTPTYSNYTFLNLPRSTYLGAPWNDNTYDITTAFATLTQKLGGGWSAKLAFNYLENRSSILNGNVSGPIDPITNTGTIGATKWAQDDQQESVDLSVSGPFQLLGRTHQLTVGGSYLHESLRTRNFYCSGGNVFCQSTGSIFSSIPEPAFDGPVSDETKSTSQYGLYANTRISLADPLTLVLGARATWWDYGFTPNPAANYWGDSTQHHHISGRVTPYAGLIYDINRTYSAYVSYTGIFIPQNGTDVSGNLLQPLEGDQYEIGLKGEYFGGQLNTNIALFQLTEKNRALDDPRYPGQGFVVAAGKARARGVELTATGQLTSNWSVFGGYTYTNAQFLDASTNADGFAFQSVAPKHLFKLWTNYRLPGNLNKVSVGGGAYVSSGISATDGVGTVRQGTFATFDLRAAYDINKNLTASVSVTNLFDRHYYDSISSTGSSFWGNPRQLLFKLRMQM from the coding sequence ATGGGAGAGGGGCGAAACCGGGTAGCCACACCCGGTCGATTGGCGGGGCGGCGGGTGTTGACGGCCGGTGCGCTGGTTGCCGGGTTGGCGTTTGCAATGGCGGCGCACGCAAGCAGCGACGTGCCGCAGCTTATCGATTCGCCCGCACAGCCGCTCGATCAGGCATTGAAGCAACTCGCGAGTCAGACGGGCCTGAAGCTTTCCTACTCGAGCGAACTGGTGGCGGGCAAGAGCGCGCCCGCCGTGCATGGCCGGCTCGCGGCTCCGCAGGCGCTGCAACAGATACTGGGAGCGTCCGGCTTGCAGGCCGTGAAAACCGGCGACGCTTACCTCGTTGCGCAACAGAACGTTCCAGCCAATAGCATGACCGACACCGGCAGCGGCACGTTGCCCGCGATCACGGTGAACGACAACGCGGCGGGCACCGCTGCCGCCAATGCGGTCAATCCCCCCACCACGATCGGCTCGAAGATTCCGCTCACGCAGCGCGAAATCCCGCAGACGGTGACGGTGATTCCGCAAGAGCAGATCCAGCAGCAGAACATGACCACGCTGACCGACGCGATGCGCGCGACACCGGGCGTGAGTGTCGTGTACGCGGACTCGGAGCGTACCAACTACTACGCACGCGGTTTCCCGATCGATACGTGGCTGCTCGACGGTGTAGCCAGCAATCAGAACCTTGCATCGATTGCGCCGAATCTTGCGATGTTCGATCGCGTCGAAGTGCTGCGCGGCCCGGACGGCCTGATGAACGGTTTCGGCAGCCCGGGCGGCTCGCTGAACCTGGTGCGCAAGCAGGCGCCGGGCACGTTCTCGATGAACGCGGAACTGTACGGCGGCACGTATAACGAGGTTGGCGGAATGGTGGACGTCGGCGGCCCGATCAACGCGGCCGGCACGTTGCGCGGCCGCCTGGTCGCCGAGGCGGATCGTCAGGATCTGACCCAGGATTCGACGTGGCGCCGCAGCAAGAACATCTACGGCACGCTCGAAGCGGATCTGACGTCGCAGACCAAATTGCAGATCGGCGCGAGCTACTCCGAGACCGATCAGAAGGCGATGTGGACCGGCACGCCGACCTACTCGAACTACACGTTCCTGAACTTGCCGCGTTCGACCTATCTCGGCGCGCCGTGGAACGACAATACCTACGACATCACGACCGCGTTCGCGACGCTGACGCAGAAACTGGGCGGCGGCTGGAGCGCCAAACTCGCGTTCAATTACCTCGAAAACCGCTCGTCGATCCTGAACGGCAACGTGTCCGGCCCGATCGATCCGATCACCAATACCGGCACGATCGGCGCAACCAAATGGGCGCAGGACGACCAGCAGGAATCGGTCGACCTGTCCGTGAGCGGGCCGTTCCAGTTGCTCGGCCGCACGCATCAACTGACGGTTGGCGGCAGCTATCTCCACGAGAGCCTGCGGACCCGCAACTTCTATTGCTCGGGCGGCAATGTTTTCTGCCAGAGCACCGGCAGCATCTTCTCGTCGATTCCCGAACCGGCCTTTGACGGCCCCGTGTCGGACGAAACCAAATCGACGAGTCAGTACGGCCTGTACGCCAACACGCGCATCAGCCTGGCCGATCCGCTGACGCTGGTGCTCGGCGCGCGCGCGACGTGGTGGGACTACGGTTTTACGCCGAACCCGGCGGCCAATTATTGGGGTGATTCGACCCAGCATCACCACATTTCGGGCCGTGTCACGCCGTATGCCGGCCTGATCTATGACATCAACCGGACTTACTCGGCGTATGTCAGTTACACCGGTATTTTCATCCCGCAGAACGGCACCGATGTGAGCGGCAACCTGCTGCAACCGCTCGAAGGCGATCAGTATGAGATCGGCCTGAAGGGCGAGTATTTCGGCGGTCAGCTGAACACGAATATCGCGCTGTTCCAGTTGACCGAGAAGAACCGTGCGCTCGACGATCCGCGCTACCCTGGCCAGGGTTTCGTGGTCGCGGCGGGTAAGGCGCGTGCACGCGGTGTCGAACTGACGGCGACCGGCCAGCTGACGTCGAACTGGAGCGTGTTCGGCGGCTATACGTACACGAATGCGCAGTTCCTCGACGCCAGCACGAACGCCGACGGCTTCGCGTTCCAGAGCGTCGCGCCGAAGCATCTGTTCAAGCTGTGGACCAACTACAGGTTGCCGGGCAATCTGAACAAGGTCTCGGTGGGTGGCGGTGCATATGTGTCGAGCGGCATTTCCGCCACCGACGGCGTGGGCACGGTTCGCCAGGGCACGTTCGCAACCTTCGATCTGCGCGCCGCGTACGACATCAACAAGAACCTGACGGCTTCGGTGAGCGTGACGAACCTGTTCGATCGTCACTACTACGACTCGATTTCGTCGACGGGCAGCTCCTTCTGGGGCAACCCGCGCCAACTGCTGTTCAAGCTGCGGATGCAAATGTAA
- a CDS encoding non-ribosomal peptide synthetase, translating into MNDFAEQMDQDGLALSPAQRLVLTAQGTTANADGRRDVPAVLGATLRGPFDDARLADAFASVCARHEITQTAFRHVPGYVQPRQFPYALTVPSIERVACTLATLAEAEQEAIARISPALDAPALCREDTHPLRAVLLRADANTARLVLIASRAAADDASLAALLRATVDAYTSCEASGADEADEASDEPVQYTQFVEWRDELSRDGDAPAAADYWRAYAADVAAQTQDAAGLPYRRRAAAEGARKRAAQPLAFELGATTRDAMYDVFTRDHALSADVIAQAAWWIVLARVSGASAWHGAWQHDCRRDYDMLRDGIGAYQQMLPVLLRCAPEDRFIDTAQALQTTLVTHRRWQEYASSHPALLTAPAQRVAFVHADPAVTLAIGGAGSLPLSAEIDALHGPSPDCELGLQADIDADGRIVRVALHYAHGVYPHDAMAVLLDQYVNVLTTLPSLTTRRKDRIAELPLTTAVSERALLDWRGASLDVSGAPVQFASTVSERIERWATRTPDAPALAADGVMLSYRELHARVTGLASQLAALGAPRGTPIALAMPRSVAQVVALLAVMQAGAPYLPLDPAWPAARRRAIVAQAKPSLVLCLRDDYASLNADDLASASYAVLDAASFEIASPPSTVKAAAELHKPEPADAAYVLFTSGSTGAPKGVVIEHRQLLNYVAGVSATLGLDRVRRVALTSTVAADLGNTALFGALYNGACLVVANAHDTHDAAAFARFLRDQSIDCVKITPSHLDALLDTHGAVVPHTLILGGEPVPRRLADKVRAIEPACRIFNHYGPTETTIGVLIHEFGAGIEGESALEPMPADTLALTTPLPNCRVYVLDAAQRLAPVGVLGEVFIGGAQLCRGYLDASGHAAQNSAFIDDPFRPGERLYRSGDLARYLPAGGIQLAGRADDQIKLRGFRIELVEIEAALLAIPGVGQAVVRAFGDDAHRYLAAFITCDDAALTETAIRGALGERLPEPMVPARVVVMAAMPRLPNGKIDRRVLAEPGRASGGHPGASAETAPRSALETLLARNLAMLLERDSVGIHDSLFELGGDSLLVIRLASRVRDLLRIDVLPGLIFEHPGVADLAQALAALHGAPDVLERTAKLRLKLDAMDPAERARFEERAREQARLREQPVG; encoded by the coding sequence ATGAACGATTTCGCAGAACAGATGGACCAGGACGGCCTGGCGCTGTCGCCGGCGCAACGGCTGGTGCTGACAGCGCAAGGCACAACGGCGAACGCCGATGGCAGGCGTGACGTGCCTGCCGTGTTGGGCGCGACCTTGCGCGGCCCGTTTGACGACGCGCGACTCGCCGATGCATTTGCAAGCGTCTGCGCACGTCATGAGATCACGCAGACAGCGTTCCGGCACGTGCCGGGTTATGTGCAGCCCAGACAATTCCCATACGCGTTGACGGTGCCTTCGATCGAGCGCGTCGCATGCACGCTGGCGACGCTTGCTGAAGCCGAACAGGAAGCCATCGCGCGCATCTCGCCCGCGCTGGATGCGCCGGCGTTGTGCCGTGAGGACACGCATCCGCTGCGCGCGGTGTTGTTGCGCGCGGATGCGAATACCGCGCGTCTCGTGCTGATCGCCTCTCGTGCGGCAGCGGACGATGCGAGTCTTGCCGCGTTGTTGCGTGCAACCGTCGACGCTTATACGTCGTGCGAAGCATCCGGGGCGGACGAAGCGGACGAAGCGAGCGATGAGCCCGTGCAATACACGCAATTTGTCGAATGGCGCGACGAATTGAGCCGGGATGGCGATGCGCCCGCCGCCGCCGACTATTGGCGCGCTTATGCCGCCGACGTCGCCGCGCAAACGCAAGACGCGGCAGGGTTGCCGTATCGACGGCGAGCGGCCGCCGAGGGCGCGCGAAAGCGTGCAGCGCAGCCTCTTGCGTTCGAACTCGGCGCGACAACCCGCGACGCCATGTACGATGTTTTCACACGCGACCATGCGCTTTCGGCCGACGTCATTGCTCAGGCGGCATGGTGGATCGTGCTCGCGCGCGTGAGCGGCGCGTCGGCGTGGCACGGCGCCTGGCAGCACGACTGCCGGCGTGACTACGACATGCTGCGAGACGGGATCGGCGCGTATCAGCAGATGCTGCCGGTTTTGCTACGCTGCGCGCCGGAAGACCGTTTTATCGACACCGCACAGGCGTTGCAAACAACCCTCGTGACGCATCGGCGGTGGCAGGAATATGCTTCGTCGCATCCGGCTTTGCTCACCGCGCCGGCACAACGTGTGGCCTTCGTTCACGCAGATCCGGCTGTGACGCTTGCGATCGGCGGCGCGGGCTCATTGCCGTTGTCGGCGGAAATCGATGCGTTGCACGGTCCGTCGCCGGACTGCGAACTGGGCTTGCAAGCCGATATCGACGCCGATGGGCGGATCGTCCGTGTCGCCTTGCATTACGCGCACGGTGTTTATCCGCATGACGCAATGGCCGTGCTGCTCGATCAATATGTGAACGTGCTGACGACGTTGCCTTCGCTGACGACGCGGCGCAAGGATCGAATCGCCGAGTTGCCGTTAACGACCGCGGTATCGGAACGAGCTTTGCTCGACTGGCGCGGCGCGTCGCTCGATGTAAGCGGCGCACCCGTTCAATTTGCATCGACCGTCAGCGAGCGGATCGAGCGTTGGGCAACGCGCACGCCAGACGCACCCGCACTGGCCGCCGACGGAGTAATGCTGAGCTACCGCGAACTGCACGCACGCGTCACGGGACTCGCATCGCAACTCGCGGCACTGGGCGCGCCACGCGGCACGCCGATCGCTTTGGCGATGCCGCGCTCCGTCGCACAAGTCGTCGCCTTGCTGGCGGTGATGCAGGCCGGCGCACCGTATTTGCCGCTCGATCCTGCGTGGCCCGCAGCGAGGCGTCGCGCGATTGTGGCGCAGGCGAAGCCGTCGCTCGTGCTGTGTCTGCGTGACGACTACGCATCGTTGAACGCGGACGATCTGGCGAGCGCGTCGTATGCCGTACTCGACGCCGCATCGTTCGAAATCGCGTCACCTCCGTCAACGGTGAAGGCGGCGGCTGAACTTCACAAACCGGAACCGGCTGACGCGGCCTACGTCCTGTTTACATCTGGTTCGACCGGCGCGCCGAAGGGCGTCGTCATTGAACACCGGCAATTGCTGAACTATGTAGCGGGCGTGAGCGCAACGCTTGGCCTTGATCGTGTGCGCCGCGTTGCGCTGACTTCGACTGTCGCCGCCGATCTCGGCAATACCGCATTATTTGGCGCACTGTACAACGGCGCGTGCCTCGTCGTCGCGAACGCTCACGACACACATGACGCGGCTGCATTCGCGCGCTTCCTGCGCGACCAGTCGATCGATTGCGTGAAGATCACGCCCTCGCATCTCGACGCGTTGCTGGATACGCACGGCGCCGTCGTGCCGCATACGCTGATTCTCGGTGGCGAACCGGTGCCGCGGCGTCTTGCCGACAAGGTTCGCGCGATCGAGCCGGCATGCCGGATTTTCAATCACTACGGTCCAACGGAGACGACGATCGGCGTGCTGATTCATGAATTTGGTGCGGGGATCGAAGGGGAGAGTGCGCTCGAACCCATGCCGGCCGACACGCTTGCGCTCACCACGCCGCTGCCGAATTGCCGCGTCTACGTGCTCGACGCGGCGCAACGGCTCGCGCCGGTCGGCGTGCTCGGCGAGGTGTTTATCGGCGGCGCCCAGTTGTGCCGCGGATATCTCGACGCGTCGGGCCATGCTGCCCAAAACAGCGCCTTCATCGACGATCCGTTCCGGCCCGGCGAGCGTCTGTACCGCAGCGGCGACCTGGCGCGCTATCTGCCGGCCGGCGGCATCCAGTTGGCGGGCCGCGCGGACGACCAGATCAAGCTGCGCGGTTTTCGCATCGAACTCGTTGAAATCGAAGCGGCGCTGCTCGCCATACCGGGTGTCGGCCAGGCGGTGGTGCGCGCATTCGGCGACGACGCGCATCGCTATCTGGCGGCCTTTATCACCTGCGACGACGCTGCGCTCACCGAAACGGCAATCCGTGGCGCGCTCGGCGAACGCTTGCCGGAGCCGATGGTGCCGGCGCGCGTCGTCGTCATGGCGGCGATGCCGCGTCTGCCGAACGGCAAGATCGATCGACGGGTGCTGGCCGAACCCGGCCGAGCATCTGGCGGCCATCCCGGCGCAAGCGCGGAAACGGCGCCGCGCAGCGCGCTCGAAACCCTGCTCGCACGTAACCTGGCCATGTTGCTGGAGCGCGACAGCGTCGGCATTCACGACAGCCTGTTCGAACTCGGCGGCGATTCGCTGCTCGTGATCCGGCTGGCGTCGCGTGTTCGCGATCTGCTGCGTATCGACGTGTTGCCCGGGCTCATCTTCGAGCATCCAGGCGTCGCCGATCTCGCGCAAGCGCTGGCGGCGTTGCACGGCGCACCGGACGTGCTCGAACGAACCGCGAAATTGCGTCTGAAGCTCGACGCGATGGATCCCGCCGAGCGCGCGCGCTTCGAGGAACGTGCACGCGAACAGGCGCGCTTACGCGAGCAACCGGTGGGGTGA